The following proteins come from a genomic window of Thermostichus vulcanus str. 'Rupite':
- a CDS encoding pentapeptide repeat-containing protein, with product MGDATPGSRMNLTARPTPLMRGLWVGLLALLLLYLGGSPTWSQTHRNLSNADLQGQDFSGQDLRGSSFVSANLHGVDLHGANLAGAALTKADLSEANLAGVDLSHSLLDLANLTGANLQGANLTGAITARAVWQGADITGADFSEAYVDRAAQRQLCERARGSHPVTGVETRESLGCP from the coding sequence ATGGGAGATGCCACTCCGGGATCCCGCATGAACCTCACCGCAAGACCGACTCCTTTAATGAGAGGGCTATGGGTAGGGCTGCTGGCGCTGCTATTGCTCTATCTAGGGGGATCCCCGACTTGGAGTCAAACCCATCGCAACCTCAGCAATGCCGATTTGCAAGGGCAGGATTTTTCTGGCCAGGATTTGCGGGGCAGTAGTTTTGTTAGTGCCAATCTACACGGGGTGGATCTGCACGGCGCCAATCTGGCGGGGGCGGCCTTGACCAAAGCCGATCTGTCGGAGGCCAATCTTGCCGGAGTGGATTTGAGCCATAGCTTACTGGATTTGGCCAACTTGACAGGGGCCAATCTGCAGGGAGCCAACCTCACCGGTGCCATTACCGCTCGTGCTGTCTGGCAGGGGGCGGATATCACGGGGGCAGATTTTAGTGAAGCCTATGTGGATCGGGCGGCGCAGCGGCAGCTCTGTGAACGGGCCAGGGGATCCCATCCGGTTACCGGAGTGGAGACCCGCGAGAGTTTGGGCTGCCCCTGA
- a CDS encoding carbohydrate ABC transporter permease, producing the protein MFGLIQILVPLLAGLIGAVWVGSRFRRMKRSGLVGAACGGLAGGLGSLIFMAPLDFCTFEPERNWIDAVFGVGLVLVGMAIPLGPLLAWTQQEYHRHLGIRPTPPQHKGIFKQWWLAWLFLLPTLTILVLFLYYPGLDTFRLSTLLTFVGAPRSRFVCVDNFTSLLTDSTYLRSIGITFAISAAIIVFGLTGSLLIATLAYQPIRGATIYRILLIWPYAISPAVAGIIFFIMFNPLGGVANYVLSLVGIPRLNWLGDPNLAPWVVIFASVWKQMGYNILFYIAGLQNLPNDLQEAAAIDGAGAFRRFLSITVPLLSPITFFLVITNMTYAFFDIFGTIDLLTAGGPSGSTSVLIYEIYKIGVSSGNLGKAAAQSIVLFLMVVGLTLIQFRTTERNVTYGG; encoded by the coding sequence ATGTTCGGGCTTATCCAAATACTGGTGCCACTGTTAGCGGGGTTGATTGGGGCCGTTTGGGTGGGATCCCGTTTTCGGCGCATGAAACGTTCCGGGCTAGTGGGGGCAGCCTGTGGAGGTCTGGCAGGGGGCTTGGGATCCCTGATTTTTATGGCTCCACTGGATTTTTGTACTTTTGAGCCGGAGCGCAACTGGATCGATGCGGTATTTGGGGTGGGGTTGGTGCTGGTGGGGATGGCCATCCCGCTTGGGCCGCTGCTGGCGTGGACCCAACAGGAGTATCACCGCCACCTGGGAATAAGACCCACACCCCCTCAACACAAGGGCATTTTTAAGCAGTGGTGGCTGGCCTGGCTGTTCCTTTTGCCCACCCTAACGATTTTGGTGCTGTTTCTGTACTATCCGGGGCTGGATACCTTCCGCCTTTCCACTCTTCTCACCTTTGTCGGCGCCCCGCGTAGCCGCTTTGTCTGTGTGGATAACTTCACCAGTCTTTTAACGGATTCCACCTATCTGCGCAGTATCGGCATCACCTTCGCGATTTCCGCCGCCATTATTGTCTTTGGTTTAACCGGATCCCTTTTGATTGCCACGCTAGCCTATCAGCCGATTCGAGGAGCCACGATTTACCGCATTCTGTTGATCTGGCCCTATGCTATTTCTCCAGCGGTGGCTGGGATCATCTTTTTCATTATGTTTAACCCCTTGGGGGGAGTGGCTAACTATGTATTGAGTTTGGTCGGGATCCCTCGTTTGAACTGGTTAGGTGATCCCAACTTGGCCCCCTGGGTGGTGATTTTTGCCAGTGTTTGGAAGCAGATGGGCTACAACATTTTGTTTTATATTGCTGGATTACAAAACTTGCCCAATGACTTGCAGGAGGCGGCTGCCATTGATGGAGCAGGAGCCTTTCGCCGCTTTCTGTCAATTACAGTTCCCTTGTTATCCCCAATTACCTTCTTCTTGGTAATTACCAATATGACCTACGCATTTTTTGATATTTTCGGCACCATTGATCTGCTCACTGCCGGTGGCCCTTCTGGATCCACGTCAGTGTTGATCTATGAGATTTACAAGATCGGGGTCTCTTCAGGTAACTTGGGCAAAGCGGCGGCCCAATCGATTGTGCTGTTTTTGATGGTGGTCGGTCTCACCCTGATTCAATTCCGCACCACAGAGCGCAATGTTACCTATGGTGGATGA
- a CDS encoding extracellular solute-binding protein, with the protein MNTRRTFLAVVAGLVAASGAAFLAADSFAQSPTDVKVWIAFTDNRLDWAREKAAEFNEQFPQYNVTVEGYGNYEEIQQATDLAIQQNAAPAVVQWFEVGTQRARDFGYFKSIADALGDRTEVNGIPVDFDDFIEPVVSYYTLDGKFTSMPWNSSSPILYSNTAILEKAGIDTPPATWQEVEAACEKIMALPDAPQGCITWPNHGWFYEQWMAQQDAVLANNGNGREGRATELFLDSEPSIAIASWWQSMEDQGYYVYSGRQRDWAATEQAIQTGTVAMAITSSADAANITNAAKENNIDIVTTRMPYNAETGWTGNLIGGASLWLVKDLPKEVEEGALSFMLWLNNTENAAEWHQVTGYLPIRESSVKLLESQGWFEENPNFYTASDQINNSTVTTATRGALLGPFPQIRDVITQTMEDLMLKGGDPAQAMAQANQQANQLLAEYNSLYN; encoded by the coding sequence ATGAATACCCGTCGTACCTTCTTGGCTGTTGTGGCTGGCTTGGTGGCTGCCTCTGGTGCTGCTTTCTTGGCTGCCGACAGCTTTGCTCAATCTCCTACCGATGTCAAAGTTTGGATTGCCTTCACGGATAACCGTCTCGATTGGGCCCGCGAAAAAGCGGCTGAATTCAACGAACAATTTCCCCAATACAATGTCACCGTTGAAGGGTACGGGAACTACGAAGAAATTCAGCAGGCTACCGACCTAGCCATTCAGCAGAATGCCGCTCCCGCTGTGGTGCAGTGGTTTGAAGTGGGCACCCAACGGGCGCGGGATTTTGGTTATTTCAAGTCTATTGCCGATGCTTTGGGCGACCGCACGGAAGTGAACGGGATCCCAGTAGATTTCGATGACTTCATTGAGCCCGTGGTGAGCTACTACACCCTAGATGGAAAGTTCACCTCCATGCCTTGGAACAGCTCCAGCCCCATTCTCTACTCCAACACTGCCATTCTGGAAAAAGCTGGCATCGATACGCCACCTGCTACCTGGCAAGAAGTGGAAGCTGCCTGTGAAAAAATCATGGCTCTTCCCGATGCTCCGCAAGGTTGCATTACATGGCCCAACCATGGTTGGTTCTACGAGCAGTGGATGGCCCAACAAGATGCTGTCCTAGCCAACAATGGAAATGGACGAGAAGGCCGAGCCACTGAGCTTTTCCTGGATTCTGAGCCTTCAATTGCCATTGCCTCTTGGTGGCAGAGCATGGAAGATCAAGGCTACTACGTCTACAGCGGTCGGCAACGGGATTGGGCCGCGACAGAGCAAGCGATTCAAACTGGCACCGTTGCTATGGCCATCACCAGCAGTGCCGATGCCGCTAACATCACCAACGCTGCCAAAGAAAACAACATTGACATCGTCACCACCCGTATGCCCTACAATGCCGAAACCGGCTGGACAGGCAACCTGATTGGGGGAGCGAGCCTCTGGCTGGTCAAGGATCTGCCCAAAGAGGTGGAAGAGGGGGCGCTGTCATTCATGCTGTGGCTGAACAACACCGAAAATGCGGCGGAATGGCACCAGGTGACTGGGTATTTGCCGATTCGGGAAAGCTCTGTGAAATTGCTGGAGTCTCAAGGCTGGTTTGAAGAAAACCCCAACTTTTACACGGCTAGCGATCAAATCAACAACTCCACCGTGACCACGGCCACTCGCGGCGCTCTCCTAGGGCCTTTTCCACAAATCCGCGATGTGATCACCCAAACCATGGAGGATCTCATGCTGAAGGGCGGGGATCCAGCCCAAGCCATGGCTCAGGCCAACCAGCAGGCCAATCAACTGTTGGCGGAGTACAACTCTCTCTACAACTAG
- a CDS encoding Uma2 family endonuclease, whose translation MALVIPSGTAQPNDQLTQQKLLTLDEFLAQYRVDNRYELIDGEVFDLEPTGQHEEVAAFITAKICAQIEGIGLPWLVLQRALLRPSNVGMTAFRPDVLVVNRNELIKEPFWSEQSILTLGSSIQFVAEVVSSNWQNDYARKVEDYADLGIPEYWIADYAGLGGTLYIGKPKQPTLSICTLVDGEYEIQQFRDSEMVVSPTFPGLKLTAEQVLRANM comes from the coding sequence ATGGCTCTTGTAATTCCCTCTGGGACGGCACAGCCGAACGACCAGCTAACACAGCAAAAGCTGCTCACCTTGGATGAATTCCTTGCCCAGTATCGTGTTGATAACCGCTATGAACTGATTGATGGAGAGGTGTTCGACTTGGAACCAACAGGTCAACATGAAGAAGTGGCCGCCTTCATAACTGCAAAAATCTGCGCCCAGATCGAGGGGATAGGTTTACCTTGGCTTGTTCTTCAACGAGCACTGTTGCGCCCTTCTAATGTTGGGATGACAGCGTTTCGACCTGATGTTTTGGTTGTCAATCGGAATGAATTGATCAAAGAACCATTTTGGTCTGAGCAATCAATTCTAACTCTAGGCAGTTCAATTCAATTTGTGGCGGAAGTTGTGAGTAGTAACTGGCAAAATGATTATGCTCGCAAGGTCGAAGATTATGCAGATTTAGGTATTCCAGAATATTGGATTGCTGACTACGCAGGGTTAGGGGGCACTCTGTATATAGGTAAGCCCAAACAGCCGACCCTTTCCATCTGTACGCTAGTGGATGGAGAGTATGAAATCCAGCAATTTCGAGACAGTGAGATGGTCGTCTCTCCCACTTTCCCAGGTTTGAAACTAACGGCTGAACAAGTTTTGAGGGCAAATATGTAA
- a CDS encoding ADP-ribosylglycohydrolase family protein, producing MVTTQERYQGSLLGLAVGDALGTTLEFKAPGSFTPLTEMKGGGPFNLPPGYWTDDTSMALCLAESLLICEGFDPADQMNRYVDWWQNGHLSSTGECFDIGNTVRSSLARYLNDGDPYSGSSSPRSAGNGSLMRLAPIPLFFLGDPHLALQRAADSSRTTHAAPTCLDACRYYAGLIIGALQGIPKSDLLTPYFSPIADDWAARPLTDEIAEIAAGSFRQRQPPEIQGSGYVVKSLEAALWAFYHSESFAEGALLAVNLGDDADTTGAIYGQLAGAYYGKQEIPESWLETLAMRETIEDYATQLHKAARNQL from the coding sequence ATGGTGACCACGCAAGAACGATATCAGGGATCCCTGCTGGGTCTGGCGGTGGGGGATGCCCTCGGAACCACTCTGGAGTTCAAAGCTCCCGGATCCTTCACACCGCTGACCGAGATGAAGGGGGGCGGCCCGTTTAACTTACCCCCCGGTTACTGGACAGACGACACCTCGATGGCCCTTTGTCTGGCGGAAAGCCTGCTCATTTGCGAGGGGTTTGACCCTGCCGACCAAATGAACCGCTACGTGGACTGGTGGCAAAACGGTCATCTCAGCTCCACCGGCGAGTGCTTCGATATTGGCAACACCGTCCGCAGTTCCCTGGCTCGTTACCTGAACGACGGGGATCCCTATAGCGGCTCTAGCTCCCCTAGATCTGCCGGTAATGGATCCTTGATGCGCTTGGCCCCGATTCCATTATTTTTTCTAGGGGATCCCCACCTCGCTTTGCAGCGGGCTGCCGACAGTTCCCGCACCACCCATGCCGCCCCCACCTGTCTGGATGCCTGTCGCTACTATGCCGGGTTGATCATCGGGGCTCTGCAAGGGATCCCGAAGTCTGACCTACTGACCCCTTACTTCTCTCCAATTGCTGATGATTGGGCCGCTCGACCCCTAACCGATGAGATTGCCGAAATTGCCGCCGGATCCTTTCGACAGCGCCAACCCCCGGAAATTCAGGGATCCGGCTATGTGGTTAAGTCGCTGGAGGCGGCTCTCTGGGCCTTTTATCACAGTGAGAGCTTTGCTGAAGGGGCGCTGCTGGCGGTGAATTTGGGGGATGATGCCGACACCACCGGGGCCATTTACGGACAACTGGCCGGAGCCTACTACGGGAAGCAGGAGATCCCGGAGTCCTGGCTGGAGACCCTCGCCATGCGCGAGACTATCGAAGACTACGCCACTCAGCTCCACAAGGCTGCACGGAACCAGCTTTGA
- a CDS encoding transposase has translation MTSDFNQFLESLWTEEERLNIEEVGIDMWAGFARLVKPVFPKAHIVYDRFHVMQKAAKELDRLRRQSRLTEKGSRRIILKNNEDLTAEEKAKLAIYLRQSQQLRQAYTLKERLRSIFESRITVKEGEVQIVAWLKDVRRIYTDVVKTIQNHLQGICQYFANRVTSGIMEGINNRIKVIKRQGYGFTNITAL, from the coding sequence ATCACCTCAGATTTCAATCAATTCTTAGAAAGCCTATGGACAGAGGAAGAGAGGCTGAATATCGAAGAGGTTGGCATCGATATGTGGGCTGGATTTGCCAGGCTAGTCAAGCCGGTATTTCCCAAAGCACATATTGTCTATGACAGATTTCATGTGATGCAGAAAGCTGCCAAAGAATTAGACAGACTTAGACGACAGTCTCGACTCACAGAAAAAGGCTCAAGAAGAATCATACTTAAGAATAATGAAGACTTAACTGCGGAAGAAAAAGCAAAACTAGCAATCTATTTAAGACAAAGTCAACAACTGAGGCAAGCCTATACACTGAAAGAAAGACTACGAAGCATTTTCGAGAGCAGGATCACCGTAAAAGAAGGAGAGGTTCAAATAGTCGCATGGCTGAAAGATGTTCGAAGAATCTACACCGATGTGGTGAAAACAATCCAGAATCATCTTCAGGGAATCTGTCAGTATTTTGCCAATCGTGTGACCAGTGGCATCATGGAGGGAATCAACAACCGGATCAAGGTAATCAAGCGACAAGGGTATGGGTTTACCAACATTACAGCCCTTTAA
- a CDS encoding Nif11-like leader peptide family natural product precursor, giving the protein MSTQAAAEFLDKVGEDASLLEELAKALEAEDDRGAAAQLAVSKGYDVTPDELWEEVQKRQAEFGERQDAGELSDEELEAVAGGEAVVATAIISAISTIASAAIPLTPQIKIPKPKW; this is encoded by the coding sequence ATGAGCACTCAAGCTGCTGCTGAGTTTTTGGATAAGGTGGGAGAAGATGCCTCTTTGCTAGAAGAGTTGGCGAAAGCTCTGGAAGCTGAGGATGATCGGGGTGCTGCCGCCCAGCTTGCTGTTAGCAAAGGCTATGACGTCACTCCCGACGAGCTTTGGGAAGAAGTGCAGAAACGCCAAGCGGAATTTGGCGAGCGTCAAGATGCTGGTGAACTCTCTGATGAAGAGTTGGAAGCGGTTGCCGGTGGTGAGGCTGTGGTTGCCACAGCTATTATCAGTGCCATTAGTACCATTGCCTCAGCAGCGATTCCTCTGACCCCTCAAATCAAAATCCCCAAGCCGAAGTGGTAG
- a CDS encoding Nif11-like leader peptide family natural product precursor encodes MSAEAVSDFLKKVAEDEALMNELAQAMEAEDDRAAVAQLAISKGYDVTPDELWAEVQKRQAEAGTELSDEELESVAGGFLGPTLTVPVTIPGFPGGPGGGLPFPLPKIPKPKW; translated from the coding sequence ATGAGTGCAGAAGCTGTCAGCGACTTTCTCAAAAAAGTCGCAGAGGATGAAGCTTTGATGAACGAATTGGCGCAAGCTATGGAAGCTGAGGATGATCGAGCCGCTGTAGCTCAGCTAGCCATTAGCAAAGGCTATGACGTTACTCCCGACGAACTATGGGCAGAAGTCCAAAAGCGTCAGGCAGAAGCGGGTACTGAATTGAGTGATGAAGAACTTGAATCTGTTGCAGGGGGCTTCTTAGGGCCAACGCTCACAGTCCCTGTCACAATCCCTGGCTTTCCTGGGGGCCCAGGGGGTGGTCTGCCCTTCCCCTTGCCCAAGATTCCTAAGCCCAAGTGGTGA
- a CDS encoding MBL fold metallo-hydrolase, protein MHDILTFARGSQFLAVNGNDQICYAVQPLIQALLQDFVDTHDLGLSIQRGLQVQPEVAEALFDIDLDSPEPFSLKPQFLFPETNPLLGLFFSNTRIPSFLRREGREAIQDEAILPAIHQLLAQCGRGTQTRQQILEQLPEEVHPLLEKLIASQVLVEQPYTPVAAPLGSSGVYRLQHAALLYRSGTTGILVDPQFHSNYGREGLKADITRAMVEGQVDAILISHSHYDHWHYPTLMMFPADIPVIVPKVPRPSLMCEDMEGRLRSLGFEQVIAVDWYADPIRIGDIDVRVLPFYGEQPLVPRFDSPQHPDLRNWGNTYLLQCEEFTSWFLIDAGFEPAASMVEVAEYVRDRFAPLDHLISNFQALSYNSIGTDLSSWGVDIVANLLSNPRIFSVTNEQEGGYIATLGPAGVAELSSITQAKACLPYADSWSDLGTPGIHDRELIEATLVELQKRGAATAVIPWHIGDGYVYSKTGSPHQLLRNAIRSGR, encoded by the coding sequence ATGCATGATATTCTAACTTTTGCTCGCGGATCCCAGTTCTTGGCCGTAAATGGCAACGACCAGATTTGCTATGCCGTGCAGCCATTGATACAGGCACTGTTGCAGGATTTTGTAGATACCCATGACCTAGGGCTTTCCATACAGCGGGGACTGCAGGTGCAACCGGAGGTGGCCGAGGCTTTATTCGACATTGACCTGGACTCGCCAGAGCCCTTTTCCCTCAAGCCGCAGTTCCTATTCCCGGAAACGAACCCCCTGCTGGGTCTTTTCTTTAGCAATACCCGGATCCCGTCTTTTTTGCGTAGAGAGGGGCGAGAGGCTATTCAAGATGAGGCCATCTTGCCGGCGATTCATCAGTTGCTGGCACAGTGTGGTCGCGGCACCCAAACCCGTCAACAGATTCTGGAGCAGCTGCCAGAAGAGGTTCATCCCCTGTTGGAAAAGTTAATCGCCTCTCAGGTCTTGGTGGAGCAACCCTATACTCCTGTTGCAGCTCCTTTGGGATCGAGTGGGGTTTATCGCCTACAACATGCCGCACTCCTTTACCGCTCGGGCACCACAGGTATTTTGGTGGATCCGCAGTTTCACTCCAACTACGGGCGGGAAGGACTCAAAGCCGATATCACCCGCGCCATGGTGGAAGGTCAAGTGGATGCCATACTCATTTCCCACAGCCATTATGACCACTGGCATTATCCCACCCTGATGATGTTTCCTGCGGATATCCCGGTGATTGTGCCCAAAGTGCCTCGGCCCAGCTTGATGTGCGAAGACATGGAAGGACGCTTGCGCAGCCTGGGGTTTGAGCAGGTCATCGCGGTAGATTGGTATGCCGACCCGATTCGGATTGGGGATATTGATGTGCGTGTGCTGCCCTTCTACGGGGAGCAACCCTTGGTGCCCCGATTTGACAGCCCACAGCATCCCGACCTGCGCAACTGGGGCAACACTTACCTACTGCAATGCGAAGAATTCACTTCATGGTTCTTGATCGATGCGGGGTTTGAGCCGGCGGCTTCGATGGTGGAGGTAGCCGAATATGTGCGGGATCGCTTTGCACCTTTGGATCATTTGATCAGCAATTTTCAAGCCCTCTCCTACAATTCCATTGGTACCGACCTCTCCAGCTGGGGGGTTGATATTGTTGCCAACCTACTCAGCAACCCGCGTATTTTTTCGGTCACTAATGAACAGGAGGGCGGCTACATCGCCACTTTAGGACCCGCAGGCGTCGCCGAACTCAGCAGCATTACTCAAGCCAAAGCCTGCTTACCCTATGCCGATAGCTGGTCAGACTTGGGAACCCCTGGGATCCATGATCGAGAACTGATTGAGGCTACCCTCGTGGAACTTCAAAAACGGGGTGCGGCAACGGCAGTGATCCCTTGGCACATTGGGGATGGCTATGTCTACTCCAAAACGGGATCCCCTCATCAACTGCTTCGGAATGCCATTCGTTCAGGGCGTTGA
- a CDS encoding antibiotic biosynthesis monooxygenase family protein, whose amino-acid sequence MSDSPVLEVAQLEVLPGSEAAFEAAIAQAFVFLQQTEGYRQHQLQRCLEHPQQYLLLIQWGSLNAHLVNFRQSENFVRWRALIGPYFAQPPQVLHYQLLTGSP is encoded by the coding sequence ATGAGTGATTCTCCTGTTCTTGAGGTGGCGCAGCTAGAGGTGCTCCCTGGCTCTGAGGCTGCTTTTGAAGCGGCGATTGCCCAAGCGTTTGTCTTTTTGCAGCAAACCGAGGGCTACCGACAGCACCAACTGCAACGTTGTTTAGAACACCCTCAGCAATACCTGCTGTTGATTCAGTGGGGATCCCTGAATGCCCATTTGGTGAACTTCCGCCAGTCGGAAAACTTTGTCCGGTGGCGTGCTTTGATTGGCCCCTATTTTGCTCAGCCCCCGCAGGTGTTGCATTACCAGTTGCTGACGGGATCCCCCTGA
- a CDS encoding phosphoadenylyl-sulfate reductase, translating to MTATLSSSSRWELAVQALQEQYQPQVVSLSEQFEPLDPIALLSWADREFGDGLLLACSFGPEDVVLIDLLTSIRPHARAFFLDTDFHFPETLELREQILARYPQLQLESLKPLLTPEEQAAQYGPELYRANPDLCCSIRKVEPLNRALVSCTTWITGMRREQSPTRADIGKVQWDGKRNRLKLNPLADWTETQVWDYIRTHGIPYNPLHDRNYPSIGCIHCTAPVAPGADPRSGRWQGKAKTECGLHT from the coding sequence ATGACAGCAACCCTTTCTTCCTCAAGCCGCTGGGAATTGGCAGTCCAAGCGCTGCAAGAACAGTATCAACCCCAAGTTGTGTCTTTAAGCGAACAGTTCGAGCCTCTGGATCCAATAGCCTTACTGAGCTGGGCGGATCGGGAGTTTGGGGATGGGTTGTTGCTGGCCTGTAGCTTTGGCCCGGAAGATGTGGTGTTGATCGACCTGCTCACTTCCATTCGCCCCCATGCCCGCGCCTTTTTCCTGGATACCGATTTTCATTTCCCGGAAACGCTGGAACTGCGGGAGCAGATTCTAGCTCGCTACCCGCAACTGCAACTGGAGAGCCTGAAACCCCTGCTCACTCCCGAAGAACAAGCGGCTCAATATGGACCGGAACTGTATCGCGCTAACCCCGATCTCTGCTGCAGCATTCGCAAGGTGGAACCCTTGAATCGCGCTTTGGTCAGTTGCACCACCTGGATCACGGGTATGCGTCGGGAACAATCCCCCACCCGCGCCGATATTGGCAAAGTGCAATGGGATGGCAAACGGAACCGTCTCAAGCTCAATCCCCTTGCCGACTGGACGGAAACCCAAGTATGGGATTACATCCGCACCCACGGGATCCCCTACAACCCCCTCCACGATCGCAACTATCCCAGCATTGGTTGTATCCACTGCACCGCTCCTGTCGCTCCGGGTGCGGATCCCCGTTCGGGCCGCTGGCAGGGCAAGGCCAAAACTGAGTGTGGCTTGCATACCTAA
- a CDS encoding metallophosphoesterase family protein codes for MATERIRFAQVSDIHLMPETGCRCWWMSESPRRQLEAAIAHLNQVPDLRFVVFTGDLVDQADPPSFQCFQEILSQLRVPYYLSLGNHDIDTLGRKGRFNRDQFVRWCQDQFPLQLAPTGYVDYSLAPLPGIRLIALDASLGRFPLPQGVLRPAQLHWLSEHLQSVPEEWLILLIHQPPFTSARQMDSVLFRKYRVLTEQALALHDILASHGRVVAVLSGHLHVPKMYVRDGIPYLTAPPLVGPISALRVFELDVNPRRGILRYHWVNLLELDPSPLWHGLVMGTRRDRWGEIPLRVKGSQSLPLPAAIR; via the coding sequence ATGGCAACCGAACGGATTCGCTTTGCACAAGTCTCGGATATTCATCTGATGCCGGAGACAGGGTGCCGCTGTTGGTGGATGTCCGAATCCCCCCGCCGCCAGTTGGAAGCAGCCATCGCCCATCTTAATCAAGTGCCCGATCTGCGCTTTGTGGTTTTTACCGGGGATTTGGTGGATCAAGCGGATCCCCCTAGTTTTCAGTGCTTTCAAGAGATCCTCTCCCAACTGCGGGTGCCCTACTACCTCAGTCTCGGCAACCACGATATCGACACGCTCGGGCGCAAGGGGCGTTTCAACCGAGATCAGTTCGTCCGTTGGTGCCAAGACCAATTCCCGCTGCAACTAGCTCCGACTGGCTACGTGGATTACAGCCTCGCTCCACTGCCTGGGATCCGGTTGATTGCTCTCGATGCCAGCTTAGGGCGCTTCCCCTTGCCTCAGGGGGTGTTGCGACCAGCCCAACTGCACTGGTTATCCGAACATTTGCAATCCGTACCGGAGGAATGGCTGATCCTGCTCATTCATCAGCCCCCCTTTACCTCTGCGAGGCAGATGGACTCGGTTTTATTCCGCAAGTATCGAGTCTTAACCGAGCAAGCCCTAGCCCTGCACGATATCCTAGCCAGTCATGGGCGTGTGGTGGCGGTTTTGAGTGGGCATCTACATGTGCCGAAGATGTATGTCCGGGACGGGATCCCTTACCTGACTGCCCCCCCATTGGTCGGGCCTATCTCGGCGTTGCGGGTGTTTGAGTTGGACGTGAATCCGCGGCGCGGGATCCTCCGTTACCACTGGGTCAACCTGCTGGAGCTGGATCCCAGCCCCCTTTGGCATGGCTTGGTGATGGGTACTCGTCGGGATCGCTGGGGAGAAATTCCCCTCCGAGTTAAGGGATCCCAATCACTACCCCTGCCTGCTGCCATCCGATAA
- a CDS encoding threonine ammonia-lyase gives MLTLEAVRLAQSQIGPRVHRTPVHTSGYLDRRTGAQVFCKAESFQRGGSFKVRGAMNVLSSLDLGSRQQGVVAFSSGNHAQGVAIAAAEFGIPATIVMPEDAPCAKIRATQSYGAQIRFYNRQTEDREALAQQIAARQGSLLIPPYDDPRIMVGQGTCALEFLEQVPELDALVVPLGGGGLLSGCALVAKALNPTMRLYGVEPETGNDYFLSLQKGERVWIPLPNTLADGIRTTCPGQHTFPVIQRYVDEVVLVSDADILRAMQLLLTRMKLVIEPTGAVGIAALLAQKIVLPRQRIGVILSGGNVDAEILTLALNAPNEN, from the coding sequence ATGCTTACCCTGGAGGCTGTTCGTTTGGCCCAGAGCCAGATTGGTCCGCGAGTCCACCGTACCCCCGTTCACACCAGCGGCTACCTAGATCGGCGGACGGGTGCTCAGGTATTCTGCAAAGCGGAGTCCTTTCAGCGGGGGGGATCCTTCAAGGTGCGCGGAGCGATGAATGTTCTCTCCAGTTTGGATCTGGGATCCCGTCAGCAGGGGGTGGTGGCGTTTTCTTCTGGAAACCACGCGCAGGGGGTAGCAATTGCGGCGGCGGAATTCGGGATCCCGGCCACTATTGTGATGCCGGAGGATGCCCCATGCGCCAAGATACGAGCCACCCAAAGCTATGGAGCGCAAATCCGCTTCTACAACCGACAAACGGAAGACCGAGAGGCTCTAGCCCAGCAAATCGCAGCGAGACAGGGATCGCTGCTCATTCCCCCCTATGATGATCCACGCATTATGGTCGGGCAGGGGACTTGTGCGCTGGAGTTTCTGGAGCAGGTGCCGGAGCTGGATGCGTTGGTAGTGCCCCTCGGTGGCGGTGGGTTGCTCAGTGGCTGCGCCTTGGTGGCCAAGGCCCTGAACCCGACGATGCGCCTCTATGGGGTAGAACCGGAGACCGGCAATGATTATTTTCTGTCTCTGCAAAAAGGGGAACGGGTGTGGATCCCACTGCCCAATACCCTTGCGGATGGGATCCGTACCACCTGCCCAGGGCAACACACCTTTCCCGTCATTCAGCGCTATGTGGATGAGGTGGTGCTGGTGAGCGATGCCGACATTCTCAGGGCAATGCAGCTGTTGCTGACGCGCATGAAGCTGGTGATTGAACCGACGGGCGCAGTTGGAATTGCGGCTCTCTTGGCCCAAAAAATCGTTTTGCCCAGGCAACGGATTGGGGTGATTCTCTCCGGAGGCAATGTGGATGCTGAGATCCTGACTCTGGCCCTCAACGCGCCTAACGAAAACTAA